One Hordeum vulgare subsp. vulgare chromosome 4H, MorexV3_pseudomolecules_assembly, whole genome shotgun sequence DNA window includes the following coding sequences:
- the LOC123449417 gene encoding UPF0496 protein 1, producing the protein MGNNSSSSAGGSRPHRPTTSSEPGLPHAAAAEDLSSYEAACRHDPEVRTFDSTLQRRTSRAISTLAVGVEVRSMSLDSLREVTGCLLDMNQEVVKVILDCKKDIWKSPELFDLVEDYFESSLHTLDFCTALDKCLKRARDSQLLLHVALQRFDDEDDNDGEAAPAARYARTLHELRQFKAAGDPFTDEFFEAFQAVYRQQLAMLEKLQQRKHRLDKKIKTIKAWRRVSSVIFASTFAAVLICSVVAAAIAAPPVAAALAAAAAIPIGSMGKWIDSLLKGYQDAVRGQKEVVSAMQVGTFIAIKDLDNIRVLISRVEMEISSMIDCVDFAERDEEAVKFGVEEIKKKLEAFMKSVEDLGEQADRCSRDIRRARTVVLQRIIRPN; encoded by the coding sequence ATGGGGAACAACAGCAGCAGTAGCGCCGGCGGCAGCAGGCCCCACCGGCCGACGACCTCGTCCGAGCCGGGGCTGCCGCACGCCGCCGCGGCGGAGGACCTCAGCTCGTACGAGGCGGCGTGCCGGCACGACCCGGAGGTGCGCACCTTCGACTCCACGCTGCAGCGCCGCACCAGCCGCGCCATCTCCACGCTGGCGGTGGGGGTCGAGGTCCGCTCCATGTCCCTCGACTCCCTCCGCGAGGTCACCGGCTGCCTCCTGGACATGAACCAGGAGGTGGTCAAGGTCATCCTCGACTGCAAGAAGGACATCTGGAAGAGCCCCGAGCTGTTCGACCTCGTGGAGGACTACTTCGAGAGCAGCCTCCACACCCTCGACTTCTGCACCGCGCTCGACAAGTGCCTCAAGCGCGCCCGCGACTCCCAGCTCCTCCTCCACGTCGCGCTCCAGCGcttcgacgacgaggacgacaacgacggcgaAGCCGCGCCCGCCGCTCGGTACGCGCGCACGCTGCACGAGCTGCGCCAGTTCAAGGCGGCCGGGGACCCCTTCACCGACGAGTTCTTCGAGGCCTTCCAGGCCGTGTACCGGCAGCAGCTGGCCATGCTGGAGAAGCTGCAGCAGCGCAAGCACCGGCTGGACAAGAAGATCAAGACCATCAAGGCGTGGCGCCGGGTGTCAAGCGTCATATTCGCGAGCACGTTTGCGGCGGTGCTCATCTGCTCGGTGGTCGCTGCGGCCATCGCCGCCCCGCCCGTCGCAGCAGCATTGGCCGCGGCTGCTGCGATTCCGATAGGGTCCATGGGGAAGTGGATCGACTCGCTGCTCAAAGGGTACCAGGACGCCGTCCGTGGACAGAAGGAGGTGGTGAGCGCAATGCAGGTGGGGACGTTCATTGCCATCAAGGACCTGGACAATATCAGGGTGCTCATCAGCCGGGTGGAGATGGAGATCAGCTCAATGATCGACTGCGTCGACTTTGCGGAGCGGGACGAGGAGGCGGTCAAGTTCGGGGTGGAGGAGATCAAGAAGAAGCTGGAGGCCTTCATGAAGAGCGTCGAGGACCTCGGGGAGCAGGCGGATCGGTGTAGCCGAGACATCCGCCGAGCAAGGACTGTCGTGCTACAAAGGATCATCCGGCCCAACTGA